The DNA window aacttctcattgtaacgttaatccccttaatgtagataaatttactattttacactatttttaagtaccactcacacatacaaacagtgtttttgtattccttctagtcgataatttcacgccgcgacagcttgtttaaatagccttgcggtaaatacgtgccatcgcatgatttgcatggaagtactgggttcgaatccaggactttttctcttttttttttttaatactacgtcggtggcaaacaagcatacggtccgcctgatggaaagcggtcaccgtaacctatggacgcctgcaactcaaagagtgtcgcatgcgcgttgccaccccattagaaacttgtacactcccctttgctgcgtgtgcacagcaaaaaggagtgtacaagttcaaaggagggtttgggttgccgacgactcaaaggacaatagacggaataaattagttccgtaagtcctcccgtcgtcagcaccccacaccctcgttgagctctggcagccttactcaccggcaggaacacaacactatgagacactattttttgttttattattatacataaatgtatatgtagtactcgtacagtagttactgagcattttccacaaaaaagattaaaaacctattctcttacatggtaataatttttgggttcgtggaactcagaatttctaacataattatcctaatctgatattttaaaaaattccaaaaaagtatagataaattttaggttttttttctaattgtttattttcgatggagcaagggtattcaaatcgattttgaaatcttaaattagtaaatgaaaatgcaatagttaactgagtaacgtaatgctttaaaaactcaagtggactttttttatctaaggagtaatttcgataaaatatttattatatttagctagggtattaaaagttgtgttttatatctcaacttaataaatagaaaatcaaaatgactaAAGATatttctctaagataaaattgataccttcggctctccattcttgctcggtcaataaaaaatacgaaatttatatccaaaaaaatacaaaaagtttatagaatcctgggaatcgaacgcaccttcacggcgtgacagacgactattcaccaacgacgccattacataacacgctgttaccgacgaaattgggctatacatatataattatttaaatataaataataatgtcaaatccatactaatattacaaatgggaaagggtatgtgtctgtttgtttgtccgtctttcacggcaaaaccggagcgacgaattgacgtgattatttaaggggatttagttgaagggatggagagtgacataggctactttttgtctctttcttacgcgagcgaagccgcggtcaaaagctagtttattataaatgggaaaagctggttactctataatctgaagtggaagaattcgttgtttcaccaaagataatctgtgtttgtttgtttgtccgtctttcacggccaaacgaagcgacggattgacatgttttttaagtggagatagttgaagggatggagagtgacatatgctacttttgtctctttctaacgcaagcgaagccgcgggcaaacgctagtacagcacgggtagcatggtcgcgcgatagacgataaaatatcaggccgtccctgtcgcactattagtaagtgcgattatagggacggccagatgttttatcatttatcgcgcgaccataattgcctgcctggaccagattatattgatgataattattatttgtaaccatttagttaatattgtcttcagttaccgcgatagttactcatgaaataaaaactatgaaaacggattaaatcgtgtataatgagtttaaaattcatcccgatgtttcaaacactttacagcattcgtggtcaacgggtgactgaggaaaaattacaatgtgcaaaagctacccatattcttgtatataaccatttagttgttgaagaaaaacattcacacaacaataacataggtcaaccagctcagtaaatgcaatactttactaatactatgcccacactatgacctatgtataatgtattataccagacgtgtaatattttattttatcaacaaaggcataatacaggattgtattgtatttttgtatgaaaataaaaaataggaaagcaatatagtaatagtcaaatattccattaaaaaaataaaaaatacttaataaatccataaaagttcaaatgattaaaaaacacTTCGGACTCaaacccacgatcttctgcatcatagtcggtcgtttgaccgagacgccatttcgatttacattagcagtgtcgaaatacacgatatgtatctttgttgacaaaatgcgtcattatttctgagtctgcttgagttaactaaaccaatatctttaaataattacttgtcaagagccaaatgtcactgatgacaatgtcaactaaaaatgcgcgaaatatgacggctctgtgtctgtacacaaaatttggcacgcacatttacgtaaaattaataaaaaattcacatggatttgtcatCACTGTATGACAAATCCAGATACCTTGGTCTACACATGGATAGAAGACTAACATGGGCCAACCACatcaaaacaaaaagaaaagaaGCAGACCTTCATTATAAGCGCCTTTACTGGTTAATAGGCAGACAATCAGCTCTTACACTAACAAATAAAATGCTAATCTATAAATGCATTATAAAACCGATATGGACATACGGCATAGAACTCTGGGGAACGGCCAGTAACTCAAACCTCGAAATCCTACAAAGGTTTCAGAACAATGTCCTGAGGGCTGTGACATGTGCACCGTGGTTTGCAAAGAATACAGAAATACATGAGTACATAAAAATGCCAACTATAAAAGAGGAGGTCAACAGATATTGTATCAAGTACAAAGAACGTCTGAAAAAACATACAAACCAACTTGCGAGGGACCTGGTGAACACTAACGACAACCCGAGCAGGCTTAAAAGATGGGAGATACTGCGTCTGGACCAGAGGCACTAGAAGATAAAATTCTAGGAACATCATGAGagcatggatttgtccatgatttctgtatgaaacaatgtatttcattcactaccgcgacgacggataatgtatagtagatgtatgcgcatatttttatttagttgtagtgtggtagatgtttttactaaaaatggcaaaaacggaacccttatatgtccgtctgtccgtctgtccgtctgtccgtctgtccgtctgtcacatttacttttactacagtgatgaaatttgatgggaatatgtgttgtatgaaccgctacaaaattatgacaccaaatagtaaaaaaaaagaattgggggtggggcccccatacagcgagggatgaaaatttttttttccacctTAATAATCAAAACTGTCAACGTAAAAAGAGTTATATattgccacagaatatataagataggttgatttaactgtaattttggcaggtgtataaattgacataataagtttattatatttgctgctacggaaccctttgtgcgcgagcccgactcgcacttggccggttttttgtatggaaagcgagcggaccgcacgcgagcagccgacattgaattttaatgCGCCGCGCGCAGgacgtcaccactgaatgggccgcgaactcgcggccgccgacatgcgatagaatcgcggaatAAGCCGCCCCTGATATTGCACAATATAAATCAGAAACGGCGCGGCGGACTTATTGCCAAGTTAAAAGgatgaattaaaaaatatattaaaatccTAGCTTGATTACACCGAATGTAAGTCTACATATGTATATCTGTAATCTGTGTGTGAATGTATATCGGTAAGTAAAAATCCAGCAGGGCTATAACATAATTGGCGCGACAGTATACCGCCGCGATATGGTCGGGTAGATTATGTCGCGGTGACATATTCTCGCACTCATTATGAACTAGCCCGGCAGGAAGACTGTACAGACcgattcacaagagctggcacgaatcgAACGAACGAGTGAATGAAAGtgtgcatgtgtgtgacagtgacagattaaccaaccACGTGACAGTTACGACTGCATATCGATACAggccccgtagtcgaatggcatttctgcgacgcgaaacgccgcagaaacgtAGTTTGGCACgacaagagtgatagagatagatagatagctacgaaagagatattatcgtgagcgtttcgcgagtgtttgtgcattcggctacgcacacagatgtCACTCATAAAATCAAAGTTTTATTCATTCCATTCATGTTCACTCTCATGAATCGACCTGTAACTATCGAATATAACAATATGATAGTAATATTTCGTTCTTACACATTCAAAACGAGTGCGTCGCTCAAGTTTCCTAGCGCCCAGGCGCCTTTTGTTCTCACCACCATAGATGACTCTGCTAGTGCACGAAGTATATTCTCCCCGCAGTCGCTCACAAAACCGATGTCCTGAAAATCGAATACGCATACGAAGGATTGGTGAGACATCCAGAGCTCTCTGCTCCACACAGAACTCGAACAATCTCATCGAAGTATCGGGTCGAGCAAGTATCATtaggtccacacagagcgagcgTCGTCGCAAGGCAATAGCCTGGTCCACACACAGCGACGCCCGTCGCGAGGCAATTTCCTCGCACGGTAAAACGTCCTATGTACGAGTATACGAATACGTGCCTCGACCGAGGCAGTGCGTGCGATTTGCTCGGCCTAGCAACCGACAGCTGAGGCACGTCCTCACGCACGTCCGACGTTTACCGCGCAAGTACATTGCCTCACGACGTACCtcgctgtgtggacccggctaaggGAACGTACATAAACTACGTGACCACATTTGTGCCGTTTTTTGCCCCCCTCCCCTATAGTTTTcacgtagtatttataaatgaagtTTTAGATCAATGTTTGCAGAAAGTTGTTAATAGATATTCGTGTGCCTATATCaaatttaatacatatttgGTTAATGACGTGTGTTTATCATCTTTTTTTCCGGCCTTAAAACAATGATTTTCATCCCATCACCTTCATCATCACCAGCTTATATAAACGTTCCTCTGCTGACCACGGCTGGGCCAATATTCCACAGGTTACGTGACAAGAAGTTAGATACCCCTCCCCCTCtgtgaccaagcgtagtattttgacgacccccccccccccccccccccaaacgtgtcacgtagtttgggtacGTTCCCTAATTCCCACGCGCGGGAAATTACCTAAGTAGTCGTACGTCGGACTGTGTAGACCGTATGCATGTCTAAATAGCAATGAATGACTCAAACTAATTTTTTGACAAATATACGAGGCTTATAGTCGAAGACCATGTGAAAAATGTACCTAGTAAGAGATGAGTGTGAAGAAATAAATGGTGTGATACAAAGACGTCAATGTCCCTACTCGTAATCATAAAAACACAAACAAATAATTGGTCCTCAATAACTCATAGGAGTAAAGTCTAGAGTCTAATAGGACTAATAGAAGCAAATCAAGAGTAAACGCGCGTCATGAAAATTATATGCATACTGTAAACAAATTGATTAAAAGAATGACTACTCTTATAACTGTGTACCTATTTGCGTAGCTCAGTTGTTATACCCATTGAAATtgagtatatatttatatttttatcattttgctATGTCACACAACATTGCAACAGTAAAAATTTTGAAATGCATGTGTCCCATACAAATGGGTGTTATACTTCAAGTCCAATAAAGACGTTTACAGTTGAAGAAATCGTATTGTAGGTGATGCGTTATTTAGGACCTTGTAGGCATTAGCACTTGTAGATGTACTGTTTGTACCTTACAGCTGTGAAATGTATGTAGTTACTtctaaagctaggaacaaatGGGACGCGTCACACGGACGCGGCTGGTGACCTGGACTGATAAGTGTGCAAAAAAAAGTGTGCACAGTCATAAAACATCCAGCTCGCCAGATAACGTCCGGACGTCCGttcgctcaaggccacgtccacggctTACAtccgatagtttgcacaattcagtgtatattcattatctagatcgcggcagtggacgcgtcccataatttgttcctAGCCTACCTTAAGGGTTCGGTACATGACTGTCATAGCGAGGGCACGTACTACGGCCGCTCGCAACGCCACTTTGTAGTCACTGCACATACCCACCAATAGAGTGCAGCATAGTACTTGTAGATATCACTGGAGTCTTCTTTCTGACCTTTTTACTGTCCGTATCATAAAGCTGTGAAATATACTTACTTCTCTAAGGGTTCGGTACATGACAGTCATAGCCAGGGCACGAACTGCGGCCGCCCGCACCGCCGCCTTCTCGTCGCTGCACGAACCAACCAGTAGAGTACAGCATAACACTTGTAGATGTCGCTGCAATACAAATATGATATATAGCAACGTGAACGATGCAGACATACTCAAAGATTGACATTTGCCTGACCCACACACAACCGTTGACGTATACTTTGGCGGTTCTTAAATAAAGTAGTTAGTTAAAACATAAACATACCGGTAACTCCTTAAACGACCGCTCGCCTATGTTAGCGATGCAGTCGCAAACGACAGCCTTGCATTGAGGGTTGTCGTGACATTGCAGCACGGTCGACAAAGGCGTCAGTAGCTTTTGCCACATGTACATACATTGACTCACGGGTGGAGACTCGTTTGTTTGTTCTGGAAAAAAGcggtaaaaaaataattcaaccAATTCAATTGGTCAATTGGTAAATTCACAAGAGTTGGcacgaatgagtgaatgaaaattTAAGAGTTGGAGAGATTCTAGTCTACTCTCATTTTGATACTAACGTGCGATAGAAATAGCACTAATGCGTGGAAGACCCATAGTTAAGCATACAGTATAGAGTGACAGGGGCAGCGCTATCAGAAACATGAAACACTCCAAGTTTCTGTATAGCATATTCTATAATACTGACAGTTTTGGCTACCTGTAGAGTTACATCCTGATATTCCTGATGCTCATGTTGAAGCATCTCGTACAGAACTTAGTCTTCGAGATGGTGGAACACTATGGCCGAGAGGACTTGGAGAGATTCTAGTGTCACTAATAATGTGCGACAGAGATAAAACTATTGCGTGGATTCTTAGGGATATCAAATACATGTGACACTTACCTAGTTTCTGTATAGCATCTCCGATAATACTGACAGTTTTCGCTGCCTGTAGTGTTACATCTTGGTGGTCATGTTGCAGCATCTCAAACAGAACGTCTGCCAGTAGTGTCAAGTGTGGTTGAAGCAAGTTTTTTAGGCGGTGGAACGCTATGGCCGAGAGGACTTGGAGAGATTCTAGTATCACAGGGATCGCCGACGGCTTACATTTCTGGAAAAGAAAATATCTGCGTTATTTAACTGTCTAGTTGTCTACGGTCACACACTCGAAATTAAGAACTATGAAGACGTCGCATCATGAACGACAGAGTCAACTTTGAAATGTATGTCTGCCTAttattgtactttttataatatttttagaggtagagaaatataatatttcaaattaGCGCTTACAGTTTGAAGCAACTTGAAGAACCCTAACGTTCCACGGGACTAAAATGGCAacaatattttgtttgtttgtggATGCCATATCGTGCGTGAAGGTCAAGATATAAATTGATCCAGACGCAAAACTTCGTTTTAGTCCCAAGGACACCTTCCTTCCTTAGGGCTAAAGGTTAAAGCGAATAAGCAAATAATGTGTGTAAAGTCATAAAAGCCTGACCGTAGCCATCATACCTAAAGTTTGCTTTAAAAAATAAGGGGGTTTGACGATATCTTGTGACCAGTCAACGACAAAATTTCTATTTGACTCTGTCaaaaaaaacagattttttttaagaattgtGATAGAAAGAATCAGGAATTCATATTAGAgtattaggcctgatttagacggcgtgcgaactcgcatgcgattttagttacattgcgggccgttgagggtacatacaattttgcacagccatcaaatacgtaatgtaataaaactcgtatacgagttctcgtaccgtctaaataggCCCTACGGTTTAGGCAACATGAATAATCCCTAAACTTCTATGATTCTAAAATTGGTAGCCATGAAATGTCATAGATCATAGACgtatagaattaaaaaaaaagtgactaCCTATCGATGTGATATTCTGCCTGTGAAGCTCAACGGATGAATTGAACCTTAACCTAGAGATTTATTATAGCCCGAATAAAATTAATGGGAGAGCCAGaggttattaaataataagCAAAAAGTGCCGTAGCAAAAGCTTGCCAGTAATTGCATTACGTTgatttaaaatacttacaaCGACTTCACTGTCCTTGAACATCCATCCCATATTCCTAAAACATATATCTAAGATCCAGCTCTtaaaataatgtacatttttCTCTTCACTTATTTTTTCTATACACGTTTGCTCAACGGCGGTAAACATTTCGTCATCAGAATATCCTTCTTCAAAATCGTCACACTCTTCATTAGTGTCACTTTCTATGTGTGTTTGATGAACAGGTTTCGTGGCATCTTTTTCTACTGATTTTAATACTTCGTCTACTTTTGGATCTATGGAAAGAACGCATCCCATGGTGACTAGGGCTCCAACTTGCAATGTTACATCTGAAACaattacaacttttttttaaatattatacaggAGACTCTCAGGGTGGATCAACGGTGGAGGCGGATCTGCGTCAGCTTTACGTCGATCGCAGGATCGGAACAGGTAGCGTGCTCTCATTTCCGAGGCCAAGATACACTTTGGATGTTAGtaagtcataattttaataaaaatgcctaatataaatgaaagtgtttacgcgattaagtcccgttttgttctaaaattatgagtgcaaatcgtgttagtctaaatcaatatattgttAGTAAGTCAGTTAAAAGAAGCAGTCAATTTTAGTTTTCACTTTTTTCGTCCTTACCTTCGACCGAAATTaaaattacgagtaggtacagtaCAACaaaaagagttttgaatgattcgcggttattttcattaacttataaccgggatatagaccgtgattacctttttgatttttgtcgagctcatgattttcgacgcagttgcatttCATGATGCAAATTGAAAGTCGGGTGGATGTTATCTCTAGATAGACAGCCTACGATctaatccttagatatattgatatttaaattagcaccatgaataaaaaaatcacggtctatatcccggtcacttacattactacTGTTACAAATTTGTCAATCAATCAAACGTGTCAAGAATCAAGTAATTTTCGAGATTTTCCCTTCTGAGATCGCAAGAGCTGCGTAACATTGAATGAGGCGTGCAGTTGCGTTTCAGTCGTATCTGTATCGGCCCTCAAACTACATACACTGATGCATCCGCATAAGATAGAATGCGCCGTATTCTTAACCCTTTAATGCATACTGTAGCCAAATGGCTACAGTTGAAATGGCATATCAGTCAAAGTCAATTATAGTATAGACTGTGACGCATAAACTCAAGTCTCAAATGCAATGTTTATGTTAGACATTTCAGAACTAAAATAAAGGGTataatatgcatttaagggttaagaattatttaaaatgtagatattttttaaCTTACTCTTATGGACCAAGAATTTCCTCGACGCCCTCACCAGCTCACTCACAAGCCCCGCCTTCATCTTATAATACGGCGTGGCCTGAACCAACGCCGCGCAGCACTTCAGCGCGACTAGTACGACCGCGTGGCTTCGCTCGCTGTCCAATATGGTGGTCAATACTTTGTGTAGACAGTTGATCATGTAGCCGAGAGATACGGAGAAGGGGATGAAAGAGGCGTTGTCTTTTTTGCTGGAaatgttaattataataatagttaaatataataatagacaccttacacagatcaacttagccccaaactaagcaaagcttgtactatgagtgctaagcgacgatatacatacttaaatagataaatacatacttatatacatagaaaacatccatgactcaggaacaaaatatctgtgctcatcacacaaataaatgcccttaccgggattcgaacccaggaccgcggctcagcagacagggtcactaccgactgagcccgACCGGTCGTCACTAATTGTATTTAGTAATAGGACTACCCTGAATCTAAAGAGTCCAAGATTAAAATATCCTCTGCCTCTGTACAATACAAACTTTCACATGACATGTGGAAGTGCCATTATATATTTTTCACACCAGGTGGCGCCACTGTAACCGTCTAGTGGAGGTTTTATATGGCGGTTTTCTTGCACTATGTTAGTTTCAACTGACGCGTGTGGACTGTCAATAACGATGGCCATCTcacatcaaccacatttgacagacacatcatcgtcacgcagcagacgtctatggaacttcccatacaataaaatttaccgaacgctttaacggtgacacacggtttgatgcaaccgacccttactGAGTTCGGACACGCGAAGTAGGTACATTTGTGTCATCtagcatattttattttcatatctGTGATGTAACCGCTAACATACCTTACTTCAGCCTGTGACAAGTACATCCTAGGCCCAGAGAGCAGCGCCAAAATCACGCTCAACACGCTAGCTCTATTATTAGACGTGGGGTCAGTGACCGCGCAGTAAGCTAAGGTCTTCTTAGCTGCGTCTGTTGCGGTCCAGTTGTCGACTTCTGGTGAATCGAGTAACAGGGCCCACCAGTATCCGAAAATGTCTCGCTTTTCGCTCACCTGAAATCAcaagtttaaatttaaagtaaCATTAATGTTGAATCAAAATTAAGGGTGCAGGGGAGAAAGTTGATTTTAACCCCTATTACCAATACAACTGTATCACGCGCACAACATACTTCAAGTCTCTGTATAACTGAATTTACAATATAGAGTTTACAGGCTCACTTGCTTTCGcatcatatcatctctcacacagtctCTCCACCTTTACCTTGGTTTTCCTCTCCCTTTCACATTCATTCGTCATACGTTTCTCGTCACGTCTTTCATTTTCATCCCATGTTAGTCtacaaattaattaaatgaCAAGCCCTACGCCTGCTTGGGCTAAGGGGTCATGAGAATCGACCTTGTAACGtctattagacttatattgaccgggatatagaccgtgattacctttttgatttttgtcgagctcccgatatttcgacgcagttgcatgcatcatgatcacggaaaagtTTTCCGgaatcatgatgcatgcaactgcgtcgaaatatcgggagctcgacaaaaatcaaaaaggtaatcacggtctatatcccggtcaatataagtctaatgaaaataaccgtgaatcattcaaaactcttctTGTAACGTCTAACCTATAGTCAATGTAATGTACGAAGACGCATGCCTTGATTCCTTCTGTCATGCCCTTAAATGTTAGATTTATCAAATTCTAGCATCATCCGTTCCATCATACATTCGATACCAcaataagggccagttgcatcaaccacatttgacagacacatcatcgtcactcagcagacgtctatggaactttccatacaatataatttaatgaacgctttaacggtgacagatggtttgatgcaaccggtccTGTTGCCAATAGGGATACGTAAGAGATGGTCTaactgtgtgaagaagtcgactgccggcagcctataccgtgcagtccacatggcttatgaccgcatTCAGTGGACACACGCttcttgtggtcgcgatccccagcattgagggaacgaggaagaaggAAGAAAGTTGCTAATCCAGCCTACAGCAGTGTAACTTTCCGGTAAAAATTAGATAAACTTTACTACTAAGTAAAGAAATTTTATTTGAATTCAAACTTACCCTTGTCAACACTAATAACAGATTAGCAGCACTCTGCCTCACCCTAGACCTCAAAGCGACCAGCTTAGCTTCTCGACTGCTCTCAACATCCGAAGCATCAGAATCGCTGGTCAGCACCCAATAGTTCCTGGCCTTCTGCGGCTCCAAGTAGTTCTGACTCGCCGGTCGGTACGTTGAGATGTTTTCGAAATTTTCCACCTCTCTCATTAAACTCTTTTCTGATACCGGTATTTCCTTTTTCAAACTTTCAATGGCATTGTTTCTCTGCTTGCGCAGTTTTTGTTTCTGAAATGAAATTAGAAAATTAGTCAAACTAAATTACAAGACTCAGAACTAAAGAATTACCTTTGGCCCTAATTTTATATTGTGACCAGTTTTTCATCAATAAACTGGTACATGTAATTCTAAATGtcactataatatttctagaagTAAATAGTAAAGTCTAGGATTTTGACCCCCATTATATTTTGTGAggttttgcccgtgtggtgatgggttaagaatttcaccaccccctttcttcccgtgggtgttgtataaggcgactgtgggatatgggttaaattgtcgcataggcaagaggctggcaatctgtcagcctgtcactgcaatgtcacagtttcgttttctttcaaccccttatttgccaagagtggcactgaaacttgagtagtttcatgtgctctatttaaaattgcaaacgggacttaatcgcgtatttactatgttttaaacactatgttttaaacactaacctccgacgtttcaaggacggcattgtccccgtggtctcggagcagacccGTCccgttaagtcccgtttgcaattttaaatatgtgtaaaaatcgtgaaagtttgaat is part of the Leguminivora glycinivorella isolate SPB_JAAS2020 chromosome 10, LegGlyc_1.1, whole genome shotgun sequence genome and encodes:
- the LOC125230420 gene encoding HEAT repeat-containing protein 6-like codes for the protein MGTNLPRNFSVITGELCNFLYKKAYDRDRINLLIDELNAKPYKTELFVKKQDALTLITSLCSNIVPTDEVLAAKTSHLINSILTKQNLQLDTDYVQKVVFWHIQCFKTCSDMVVPDLLYNIQCIIQLNVAAGQKYSEELIGSQGVLNSFLDTSKCGLPITQNQLHLCLSVLKCMCSITSVPDENKASEQPNLSSELKEQVSQLVVNFLMRITKGQDEYQYCKVVVTALRVLSQIYFNDQTICIPLPELMGISRYFLVYGLVVQGLKPEKIMPAQQTIATVPNTINRDTKGGKKQKLRKQRNNAIESLKKEIPVSEKSLMREVENFENISTYRPASQNYLEPQKARNYWVLTSDSDASDVESSREAKLVALRSRVRQSAANLLLVLTRVSEKRDIFGYWWALLLDSPEVDNWTATDAAKKTLAYCAVTDPTSNNRASVLSVILALLSGPRMYLSQAEVSKKDNASFIPFSVSLGYMINCLHKVLTTILDSERSHAVVLVALKCCAALVQATPYYKMKAGLVSELVRASRKFLVHKNVTLQVGALVTMGCVLSIDPKVDEVLKSVEKDATKPVHQTHIESDTNEECDDFEEGYSDDEMFTAVEQTCIEKISEEKNVHYFKSWILDICFRNMGWMFKDSEVVKCKPSAIPVILESLQVLSAIAFHRLKNLLQPHLTLLADVLFEMLQHDHQDVTLQAAKTVSIIGDAIQKLEQTNESPPVSQCMYMWQKLLTPLSTVLQCHDNPQCKAVVCDCIANIGERSFKELPRHLQVLCCTLLVGSCSDEKAAVRAAAVRALAMTVMYRTLREDIGFVSDCGENILRALAESSMVVRTKGAWALGNLSDALVLNVDDLEIDDIDDRLLLRLLEVSIQCAADNDKVKMSAMRGLGNILRLIKQENLQRDPQFKVLCEAAITKLLDCACKVSNIKVRWNACYALGNAMKNEDLFTCFSGWQSQVFPNLCTLSRDCKNLKVRINAAVALRAPTTRAQYGDLFPLVWRGVMAAMENAANVDDFTEYRHKDNLIEQLSVTLAHLCCLLKQTDLPDILDPLVFHYDCAKSLLTQLCHKLPPENVSCLLILEAAKYVTVDLIASNDTQSQSLSMLQEIFIWDM